Proteins encoded by one window of Salvia splendens isolate huo1 chromosome 5, SspV2, whole genome shotgun sequence:
- the LOC121803986 gene encoding uncharacterized protein LOC121803986: protein MEYRSYWAIKKLNQDFQKAYEERRLFLNEMDEFRMEAYDSSSTYKERMKAYHDRMISPRELTLGDVVLLHNSRLSLFSRKLKSKWTGPYMIKKIYDSGMVELLAPDGTLFQANGQCVKKYYSSDKVMEEEVTLEEPPKE, encoded by the coding sequence ATGGAGTATAGGTCTTATTGGGCGATAAAGAAGTTGAATCAAGATTTCCAAAAGGCCTATGAGGAAAGGCGTCTCTTTCTCAACGAGATGGACGAGTTTCGAATGGAAGCCTACGATAGCTCGTCTACTTACAAAGAAAGGATGAAAGCCTACCATGATAGGATGATTAGTCCACGAGAGCTCACCTTAGGGGATGTAGTTTTGTTGCATAATTCGAGACTCTCTCTTTTCTCTAGAAagttgaagtccaaatggaccgGTCCTTACATGATCAAGAAAATTTATGATAGTGGGATGGTTGAGTTGCTAGCTCCGGATGGTACGTTGTTTCAAGCCAATGGCCAATGTGTGAAGAAATACTATAGTTCGGACAAGGTGATGGAAGAGGAAGTGACACTAGAAGAACCACCCAAGGAGTAA